The Streptomyces achromogenes genome window below encodes:
- a CDS encoding sugar kinase gives MSAPLPRQAASSGEPPRPPEDRRHMIRRRALTLLIIVLLIGVPAGYLVISANQSRSSGKDKEDKYSATGLTEGWPSKVQRRLYQVPVPHPANKVAYYETNNWKTSRLYVQFQTTHAGLDQFLAEIGVGRDDLKKGDIVISDRDQEITGWKFSGPGSRPGDDFGIVLERKNPQPTLDIVVNTGNAVFPFVYVVSRTVP, from the coding sequence ATGAGCGCACCGCTGCCCCGCCAGGCCGCGTCCTCCGGCGAGCCGCCCCGCCCGCCGGAGGACCGCCGGCACATGATCCGCCGCAGGGCGCTCACCCTGCTGATCATCGTGCTGCTCATCGGCGTCCCGGCCGGCTACCTGGTGATCTCCGCAAACCAGAGCCGCAGCAGCGGCAAGGACAAGGAGGACAAGTACTCCGCGACCGGGCTGACCGAGGGCTGGCCCTCGAAGGTGCAGCGCCGCCTGTACCAGGTGCCGGTCCCGCACCCCGCCAACAAGGTCGCCTACTACGAGACCAACAACTGGAAGACCAGCCGGCTCTATGTGCAGTTCCAGACCACGCACGCCGGCCTCGACCAGTTCCTCGCGGAGATCGGTGTCGGCCGCGACGACCTGAAGAAGGGCGACATCGTCATCAGCGACCGCGACCAGGAGATCACCGGCTGGAAGTTCAGCGGCCCCGGCTCGCGTCCGGGAGACGACTTCGGCATCGTCCTCGAGCGGAAGAACCCGCAGCCCACGCTGGACATCGTCGTGAACACCGGAAACGCGGTCTTCCCGTTCGTGTACGTCGTCTCCCGCACGGTCCCCTGA
- a CDS encoding DEAD/DEAH box helicase — protein MTDGTAAAEPGSVSFCVRLAAVFLPAPLPREGRVAFWDPAGDALPAATQHTELTVVRRQGATIRRRQTPALSLPLDTALPLLVRARSDPAAHPATACWGAAALHALRLAARGRLLPGLTPAGHDAWRAGPLDPEDIAHLRAVAAALPPEGHAVPLPGSGPLLLPRPEPLMRAFLDAVADTLPRTPAAPHACGKPFADRRPQRLPGAHDWAAEVAAGMDAGVRISLRLDLSAFDMFDAGNDGHGGARVRSAGAAIVQVHSLADPTLVADAAALWAGETDAAFGARARVDAALAVRRAARVWPPLARLAEQDAPDVLALSEDELGDLLGVAATRLAAAGVAVHWPRDLAQDLSAAAVVRPAPGSATDGGSFFEGEELLQFRWQLAIGGDPLSEAEMDALAEAHRPVVRLRDQWVLVDPALVRKARKRELGLLDPVDALSVALSGVAEVDGETVEAVPVGALAALRDRLTAGVRPAEPPAGLHAVLRDYQLRGLAWLDLMTSLGLGGCLADDMGLGKTITVIALHLKRARSEPTLVVCPASLLGNWQREINRFAPGVPVRRFHGPDRSLAGLSGGFVLTTYGTMRAAAPTLAGQPWGMVVADEAQHVKNPYSATAKALRTIPTPARVALTGTPVENNLSELWALLDWTTPGLLGPLKSFRARHARAVENGEDDQAVERLARLVRPFLLRRKKSDPGIVPELPPKTETDHPVPLTREQAALYEAVVRESLLAIETADGIARRGLVLKLLGALKQICDHPALYLKEAGAAVGDALAARSGKLALLDELLDTLLAEDGSALVFTQYVGMARLITAHLTARAVPVDLLHGGTPVPERERMVDRFQSGATPVLVLSLKAAGTGLNLTRAGHVVHFDRWWNPAVEEQATDRAYRIGQTQPVQVHRLITEGTVEDRIAEMLQVKRALADAILGSGESALTELTDRELTDLVRLRREA, from the coding sequence ATGACCGACGGGACGGCGGCTGCCGAACCCGGTTCCGTCTCCTTCTGCGTGCGGCTCGCCGCCGTCTTCCTGCCCGCACCCCTCCCGCGCGAGGGCCGCGTCGCCTTCTGGGACCCGGCCGGCGACGCGCTGCCCGCCGCGACGCAGCACACGGAGCTCACCGTCGTCCGGCGCCAGGGCGCCACGATCCGCCGCAGGCAGACCCCGGCCCTGTCGCTGCCGCTCGACACGGCGCTCCCGCTCCTCGTGCGCGCCCGCAGCGACCCCGCCGCCCACCCGGCGACCGCCTGCTGGGGCGCGGCCGCGCTGCACGCGCTGCGGCTCGCCGCCCGGGGCCGCCTCCTGCCCGGCCTCACCCCCGCCGGACACGACGCCTGGCGCGCGGGCCCACTGGACCCGGAGGACATCGCGCATCTGCGCGCGGTCGCCGCCGCCCTCCCGCCCGAGGGCCACGCCGTGCCGCTCCCCGGCTCCGGGCCGCTCCTGCTGCCCCGGCCCGAACCCCTGATGCGCGCCTTCCTCGACGCGGTGGCGGACACCCTGCCCCGCACCCCGGCCGCGCCGCACGCCTGCGGGAAGCCGTTCGCGGACCGCCGCCCCCAGCGGCTGCCCGGCGCCCACGACTGGGCCGCGGAGGTCGCCGCCGGCATGGACGCCGGGGTGCGGATCTCGCTCCGCCTCGACCTGTCGGCGTTCGACATGTTCGACGCCGGCAATGACGGCCACGGCGGGGCGCGGGTGCGCAGCGCGGGCGCGGCGATCGTCCAGGTGCACAGCCTCGCCGACCCGACCTTGGTGGCGGACGCGGCGGCGCTGTGGGCGGGCGAGACCGACGCGGCCTTCGGGGCACGCGCACGCGTGGACGCGGCCCTTGCCGTGCGGCGCGCGGCCCGCGTGTGGCCGCCGCTCGCCCGGCTCGCCGAACAGGACGCGCCGGACGTCCTGGCCCTCTCCGAGGACGAGCTGGGCGATCTGCTCGGCGTGGCCGCCACCCGGCTCGCCGCGGCCGGGGTCGCCGTGCACTGGCCCCGGGACCTCGCACAGGACCTCAGCGCGGCCGCCGTGGTCCGCCCCGCCCCCGGCTCCGCGACCGACGGCGGGAGCTTCTTCGAGGGCGAGGAACTGCTGCAGTTCCGCTGGCAGCTGGCGATCGGCGGCGACCCGCTCAGCGAGGCCGAGATGGACGCGCTGGCGGAGGCCCACCGCCCGGTGGTGCGGCTGCGCGACCAGTGGGTGCTGGTCGATCCGGCGCTGGTGCGCAAGGCCCGCAAACGCGAACTGGGCCTGCTGGACCCGGTCGACGCCCTGTCCGTCGCCCTCTCCGGCGTGGCCGAGGTCGACGGCGAGACCGTCGAGGCGGTTCCGGTCGGCGCCCTGGCCGCCCTGCGCGACCGGCTCACCGCCGGGGTGCGGCCCGCCGAGCCGCCCGCAGGCCTCCACGCCGTCCTGCGCGACTACCAGCTGCGCGGCCTGGCCTGGCTGGACCTCATGACCTCCCTCGGTCTCGGCGGCTGCCTCGCCGACGACATGGGCCTCGGCAAGACGATCACCGTCATCGCCCTGCATCTGAAGCGCGCCCGCAGCGAGCCCACGCTGGTGGTCTGTCCGGCCTCCCTGCTGGGCAACTGGCAGCGCGAGATCAACCGCTTCGCGCCCGGGGTGCCCGTCCGCCGCTTCCACGGCCCCGACCGCAGCCTGGCGGGGCTGTCCGGCGGCTTCGTCCTCACCACGTACGGCACGATGCGCGCGGCGGCCCCGACACTGGCCGGACAGCCCTGGGGCATGGTCGTCGCGGACGAGGCGCAGCACGTGAAGAACCCCTACTCGGCGACGGCGAAGGCACTGCGCACCATCCCGACCCCCGCACGCGTGGCGCTGACCGGCACCCCCGTCGAGAACAACCTGTCCGAGCTCTGGGCGCTGCTCGACTGGACGACACCCGGGCTCCTCGGCCCCCTGAAGTCCTTCCGCGCCCGGCACGCGCGCGCGGTGGAGAACGGCGAGGACGACCAGGCGGTGGAGCGTCTCGCCCGGCTGGTCCGGCCGTTCCTCCTGCGCCGCAAGAAGTCCGACCCCGGCATCGTGCCCGAACTGCCGCCCAAGACGGAGACCGACCACCCGGTCCCGCTCACCCGCGAACAGGCCGCCCTCTACGAGGCGGTGGTCCGTGAGTCCCTGCTGGCCATCGAGACGGCGGACGGCATCGCCCGCCGCGGCCTGGTGCTGAAGCTCCTCGGCGCGTTGAAGCAGATCTGCGACCACCCCGCCCTCTACCTCAAGGAGGCCGGCGCCGCCGTCGGTGACGCCCTGGCCGCCCGCTCCGGCAAACTCGCCCTGCTGGACGAGCTGTTGGACACCCTTCTCGCGGAGGACGGCTCGGCCCTCGTCTTCACCCAGTACGTCGGCATGGCCCGGCTGATCACCGCCCACCTCACCGCCCGCGCCGTCCCCGTCGACCTGCTGCACGGCGGGACCCCGGTGCCGGAACGGGAACGGATGGTGGACCGCTTCCAGAGCGGCGCGACCCCGGTCCTCGTGCTGTCCCTGAAGGCCGCCGGCACCGGCCTCAACCTGACGCGCGCGGGGCATGTCGTGCACTTCGACCGGTGGTGGAACCCGGCGGTGGAGGAACAGGCCACCGACCGCGCCTACCGCATCGGCCAGACCCAGCCGGTCCAGGTGCACCGCCTCATCACCGAGGGCACGGTCGAGGACCGCATCGCCGAGATGCTCCAGGTCAAGCGGGCCCTGGCGGACGCGATCCTCGGCTCCGGCGAGTCGGCCCTGACCGAACTCACGGACCGTGAACTCACCGACCTGGTCAGGCTGCGGAGGGAGGCGTGA
- a CDS encoding SWIM zinc finger family protein, with protein sequence MGAVTPTGPRPAAPAAPPAPAGPAAVDAAGTGAAASDEQPVPSSPHLTTVPSTTPPWTESAPDATTAPPATTGPRPGDVAREALRAARAQARRGPSGTEVRSSADAPADAAGQPAHEAHERAARRRRHRPGPDPGAGSFALPAGRSADVRRAEHTRDRVAEERARAVRELLAGSFRMPTDDTAEPESVPEPESVPEPGCKPVPAPATASATTPASEPVRGTRRDHAEDGPEAPDAPEGPYAPDGREDHAFSLVLDDVPPHTPRSMAAPSRDGDHRRTFPAFPPRTGGDFAGTWWGNAWVAALEEGALDPKRVLRGRGYAEQGNVDAITVTPGHVLAYVQGSRPRPYRVQVRLRTFGEEDWERFLAAAVEHPGHIAALLDKEMPESLAECGVPLLPGPGDLEPHCSCPDRGHPCKHAAALCYQTARLLDADPFVLLLLRGRGERELLDALSRRNAARAARAAQERQPRPLPGVRAAEVLAERRLPPLPAPLPAPAHPEQPPVYPSAPNGPDSFALDHLATDAAARAHALLTTGHDEIGALTLWQDAVRLAASRPGSGLTAATRALYASLASAAGRTPSELARAVAAWRQGGPDGLAVLEESWDPPAGRFDRARPLLLAADLPAFRPRRNHLTHPRFHVQLRFGRDGLWYAYESEPGRDDWWPRGTPDPDPVGALTGLGGSGEF encoded by the coding sequence ATGGGGGCCGTCACCCCGACCGGCCCCCGGCCCGCGGCGCCCGCCGCGCCGCCCGCGCCCGCAGGGCCGGCCGCCGTCGATGCGGCGGGGACCGGCGCCGCCGCGTCCGACGAGCAGCCGGTGCCGTCCTCCCCCCACCTCACGACCGTCCCGAGCACCACGCCTCCATGGACCGAATCCGCCCCGGACGCCACGACCGCTCCGCCCGCGACGACCGGCCCGCGTCCGGGGGACGTCGCCCGTGAGGCGCTGCGCGCGGCCCGGGCCCAGGCACGCCGCGGCCCGTCCGGAACCGAGGTCCGGTCATCCGCCGACGCCCCCGCCGATGCGGCCGGACAGCCGGCCCACGAGGCCCATGAGAGGGCCGCCCGCCGACGGCGTCACCGTCCCGGCCCCGACCCCGGGGCAGGTTCCTTCGCGCTGCCCGCCGGGCGTTCCGCCGACGTCCGACGCGCGGAGCACACACGCGATCGGGTCGCCGAGGAACGCGCCCGCGCGGTGCGGGAGTTGCTCGCCGGCTCCTTCCGCATGCCGACGGACGACACTGCCGAGCCCGAATCCGTACCGGAGCCCGAATCCGTACCCGAGCCCGGCTGCAAACCCGTGCCCGCACCCGCAACCGCATCCGCCACCACGCCCGCATCGGAACCCGTGCGAGGGACCCGCCGGGACCACGCGGAGGACGGCCCCGAAGCCCCCGACGCTCCCGAAGGCCCCTACGCCCCCGACGGTCGCGAGGACCATGCGTTCTCCCTGGTGCTCGACGACGTCCCACCCCACACCCCCCGTTCCATGGCGGCCCCCTCCCGGGACGGCGACCACCGCCGCACCTTCCCGGCCTTCCCCCCGCGCACCGGCGGCGACTTCGCCGGGACCTGGTGGGGGAACGCCTGGGTCGCCGCACTCGAGGAGGGCGCCCTCGACCCCAAGCGCGTGCTCCGCGGGCGCGGTTACGCCGAGCAGGGAAACGTGGACGCGATCACGGTCACGCCGGGACACGTCCTGGCCTATGTGCAGGGCAGCCGCCCCCGCCCGTACCGCGTCCAGGTCCGGCTGCGCACCTTCGGCGAGGAGGACTGGGAGCGCTTCCTGGCCGCCGCCGTCGAGCATCCGGGGCACATCGCCGCGCTGCTCGACAAAGAGATGCCGGAGTCGCTCGCCGAGTGCGGGGTGCCGCTGCTGCCCGGCCCCGGCGATCTGGAACCGCACTGCAGTTGCCCCGATCGCGGTCACCCCTGCAAGCACGCGGCCGCCCTCTGCTACCAGACCGCGCGGCTGCTCGACGCCGACCCGTTCGTGCTGCTCCTGCTGCGCGGTCGGGGCGAGCGCGAGCTGCTGGACGCGCTGTCCCGGCGCAACGCCGCCCGGGCGGCCCGCGCCGCACAGGAGCGGCAACCCCGTCCCCTGCCGGGTGTGCGGGCCGCGGAAGTCCTCGCCGAGCGCCGGCTGCCGCCCCTCCCGGCCCCGCTGCCCGCGCCCGCGCACCCCGAGCAGCCTCCGGTGTACCCGTCCGCGCCGAACGGCCCGGACTCCTTCGCGCTGGACCACCTGGCGACCGACGCGGCCGCCCGCGCCCACGCCCTGTTGACCACCGGCCACGACGAGATCGGCGCGCTGACCCTCTGGCAGGACGCGGTGCGGCTCGCCGCGTCCCGCCCCGGCTCCGGGCTCACCGCCGCCACCCGGGCCCTCTACGCCTCGCTGGCCTCCGCCGCCGGCCGCACCCCGTCCGAACTGGCGCGCGCGGTGGCCGCCTGGCGGCAGGGCGGACCGGACGGCCTCGCCGTCCTGGAGGAGTCCTGGGACCCGCCGGCCGGCCGCTTCGACCGGGCGCGTCCCCTCCTCCTGGCCGCCGACCTGCCCGCTTTCCGCCCCCGTCGCAACCACCTCACTCACCCGCGCTTCCACGTCCAACTCCGCTTCGGACGGGACGGGTTGTGGTACGCGTACGAGTCAGAACCCGGCCGGGACGACTGGTGGCCGCGCGGCACCCCCGACCCGGACCCGGTGGGCGCGCTCACCGGACTGGGCGGCTCGGGCGAGTTCTGA
- a CDS encoding ABC transporter ATP-binding protein has protein sequence MGTTDTRGPTPGRSAVVLALRRYGLELLRLRRLALPALLLPAVGNIGIRYVAPLLIAKLAGQAADGNGLTLGPALPYVLGFGATLLLAEAVWRVGQHCLNRVDALGMEHLYVSGMDELLAKDAAFFHDNFAGSLTKRVLSFGKRFEDFVDTVTYRIVGSLVPLVFGAVVLWSYEPMLVAGLLVMIALTVVAATPLIRRRQMLVHDREAAIARVSGHVADALVNMETIRAFAAERREADEHRSRVADSRRLTLRSWDYGNLRVDTLIAPLSVLTNVLGLVVAIVFGGPGQGVEEVVVAFTYYSNATQIMFEFNQIYRRLESSMTEAAQFTELLLDPPTVLDPAEPEPLAARDTGVRFEAVTFAHAGAKPIFEKLELDVPAGARIGLVGRSGGGKTTLTRLLLRMSDIDGGRILIGGQDISRLRQSDLRSLIAYVPQDPAMFHRSLRDNIAFARPGATDEEIRAAAAAAHVTEFADQLPDGFGTLVGERGVKLSGGQRQRVALARAVLRDAPILLLDEATSALDSESELLVQDALWRLMDGRTALVVAHRLSTVAGMDRLVVLDRGSVVEEGSHKELLAANGAYAKLWQHQSGGFLGESSEPALGRPAPGAGPGGPPGPAGPTPDPAPDQDPNPDPAPDQDPNPDPDQAPETSSHVRTGTGAT, from the coding sequence ATGGGAACAACAGATACACGAGGCCCGACGCCGGGCAGGAGCGCGGTCGTTCTGGCGCTGCGCCGCTACGGCCTGGAACTGCTGCGACTACGACGACTGGCTCTGCCCGCGCTGCTGCTGCCGGCCGTGGGCAACATCGGCATCCGCTACGTCGCCCCGCTGCTGATCGCCAAACTGGCGGGACAGGCCGCCGACGGCAACGGTCTCACCCTCGGCCCGGCCCTGCCGTACGTGCTGGGCTTCGGCGCGACGCTGCTGCTCGCCGAGGCGGTGTGGCGGGTCGGGCAGCACTGCCTGAACCGCGTGGACGCCCTCGGCATGGAACACCTGTACGTGAGCGGCATGGACGAACTCCTCGCCAAGGACGCGGCGTTCTTCCACGACAACTTCGCGGGCTCCCTGACCAAACGGGTGCTCAGCTTCGGCAAGCGCTTCGAGGACTTCGTCGACACGGTGACGTACCGGATCGTGGGCAGTCTCGTCCCCCTGGTGTTCGGCGCCGTGGTGCTGTGGAGCTACGAACCGATGCTCGTCGCCGGACTTCTCGTGATGATCGCGCTGACCGTGGTGGCCGCGACGCCTCTGATCCGCCGCCGGCAGATGCTCGTCCACGACCGTGAGGCGGCGATCGCCCGGGTCTCCGGACACGTCGCCGACGCTCTCGTCAACATGGAGACCATCCGGGCGTTCGCGGCCGAACGGCGGGAGGCCGACGAACACCGCAGCCGGGTCGCTGACTCCCGTCGCCTGACACTGAGGTCGTGGGACTACGGCAATCTGCGCGTCGACACCCTGATCGCGCCCCTGTCGGTGCTGACGAACGTGCTGGGCCTGGTGGTCGCCATCGTCTTCGGCGGCCCGGGCCAGGGAGTGGAGGAGGTCGTCGTCGCCTTCACCTACTACTCCAACGCGACCCAGATCATGTTCGAGTTCAACCAGATCTACCGGCGTCTGGAAAGCTCGATGACCGAGGCCGCGCAGTTCACGGAACTGCTGCTGGACCCGCCCACCGTGCTCGACCCGGCGGAACCCGAACCGCTCGCGGCACGGGACACCGGCGTCCGCTTCGAGGCGGTGACCTTCGCCCACGCGGGCGCGAAGCCGATCTTCGAGAAACTCGAACTGGACGTGCCCGCGGGCGCGCGGATCGGGCTGGTCGGCAGGTCCGGCGGCGGCAAGACCACACTCACCCGGCTCCTGCTGCGGATGTCGGACATCGACGGCGGGCGCATCCTGATCGGCGGTCAGGACATCAGCCGGTTGCGCCAGAGCGACCTGCGCTCCCTGATCGCCTATGTCCCGCAGGATCCCGCCATGTTCCACCGCAGCCTGCGGGACAACATCGCCTTCGCCCGGCCCGGTGCCACCGACGAGGAGATCCGGGCCGCGGCCGCGGCGGCACACGTCACCGAGTTCGCCGACCAACTCCCCGACGGATTCGGCACCTTGGTGGGGGAGCGGGGAGTGAAACTCTCCGGCGGCCAGCGCCAGCGCGTCGCCCTCGCCAGGGCCGTCCTGCGCGACGCCCCGATCCTGCTGCTCGACGAGGCGACCAGCGCGCTGGACTCGGAGAGCGAACTCCTCGTCCAGGACGCCCTGTGGCGGTTGATGGACGGACGCACGGCCCTGGTGGTCGCCCACCGGCTGAGCACCGTCGCCGGCATGGACCGTCTCGTCGTCCTCGACCGGGGAAGCGTCGTCGAGGAGGGGTCTCACAAGGAGCTGCTCGCGGCGAACGGCGCCTACGCCAAGCTGTGGCAGCACCAGTCGGGCGGCTTCCTCGGCGAGAGCTCCGAGCCGGCCCTGGGGCGCCCGGCGCCGGGAGCGGGTCCCGGCGGGCCGCCCGGCCCGGCCGGTCCGACGCCGGACCCGGCACCGGACCAGGACCCCAACCCGGACCCGGCACCGGACCAGGACCCCAACCCGGACCCGGACCAGGCCCCGGAAACGTCGTCGCACGTCCGTACGGGCACCGGGGCCACGTGA
- a CDS encoding ABC transporter permease: MGSNAWGRSADLAMGARFAVTGGREGWVRTTLTAVGVGLGVALLLLCAAMPTVFASRSKVEDARYADVYAQTVPPKADNTLLVADADTTWHDDDVQGLFLEPEGARAPLPPGVDRFPGKGEMVVSPALRDLLDSDDAKLLRERLPYKITGTIGERGLIGSHELAYYAGASGLTLSDASLVTRLTEFGTPDAAPEKTDPVLLLMIAVVFVVLLTPVAVFIAAAVRFGGERRDRRLAALRLVGSDRGMTRRIAAGEALAGSLLGLAVGTGFFLLGRQKLGSGELLGVSVWPSYLDPAPALAALVVVAVPVSAVLVTLLAMRGVVVEPLGVVRAAQQGRRRLWWRLLPPLAGLAMLYPMIGQGHKNGDFNQYLVIGGVLLLLTGVTALLPWVVETVVGRLGKGPLSWQLAVRRLQLSSGTAARMVNGIAVAVAGAIALQMLFSGTQSQYTENTGMDPGRVQMQVDFSSPRPLSGVEREFAGAKGVRTAVALARSQYGDAPRNPENSEGLTVGDCAALRELAALPSCKDGDVFVTRTRSGYTDPDNSAEIALLKPGRQLYVDPSVDGPERGLEVPWTVPANIRVVNARKDSLQAYTSLLVTPTALPAAAAPAVFSDGVYLRLDPSVPDSREYVRNVAARIDPLARTFGWTAAQENHRYASIRTGLFVGSAFVLALIGASLLVSQLEQLRERRKLLSALVAFGTRRRTLSMSVLWQTALPVGLGLVLATTVGVALGAVLLKMTRTPVIMDWANVLAMTGVGAAVVGMVTLLSLPPLLRMMRPAGLRTE, translated from the coding sequence GTGGGAAGCAACGCGTGGGGCAGGTCCGCGGACCTGGCCATGGGAGCCCGGTTCGCCGTCACCGGCGGCCGCGAGGGATGGGTCCGCACGACACTGACAGCGGTCGGCGTCGGCCTCGGCGTGGCCCTGCTCCTGCTGTGCGCCGCGATGCCCACCGTGTTCGCCTCCCGCAGCAAGGTGGAGGACGCCCGCTACGCCGACGTGTACGCCCAAACGGTCCCGCCCAAGGCCGACAACACCCTGCTGGTCGCCGACGCCGACACCACCTGGCACGACGACGACGTCCAGGGCCTGTTCCTCGAACCCGAGGGCGCACGGGCCCCGTTGCCACCGGGGGTCGACCGCTTTCCGGGCAAGGGCGAGATGGTGGTCTCCCCCGCCCTCAGGGACCTGCTGGACTCCGACGACGCGAAACTGCTGCGCGAGCGCCTGCCGTACAAGATCACCGGCACGATCGGCGAGCGCGGGCTGATCGGCTCGCACGAACTCGCCTACTACGCCGGAGCCTCGGGGCTGACGCTGTCGGACGCCTCCCTGGTGACACGGCTGACCGAGTTCGGCACACCGGACGCGGCGCCCGAGAAGACCGACCCGGTGCTGCTGCTCATGATCGCGGTCGTGTTCGTCGTGCTGCTGACACCGGTCGCCGTGTTCATCGCCGCCGCGGTCCGCTTCGGTGGCGAACGCCGCGACCGCCGCCTCGCCGCGCTGCGCCTGGTCGGCTCCGACCGCGGGATGACCCGGCGGATCGCGGCGGGCGAGGCACTGGCCGGCTCCCTGCTCGGTCTGGCCGTGGGCACCGGCTTCTTCCTCCTCGGACGTCAGAAGCTGGGCAGCGGCGAGTTGCTGGGCGTGAGCGTGTGGCCCAGCTACCTCGACCCCGCTCCCGCGCTCGCCGCGCTGGTCGTGGTGGCGGTGCCGGTCTCCGCGGTGCTGGTCACGCTGCTCGCGATGCGCGGCGTGGTCGTCGAACCCCTCGGTGTGGTGCGCGCGGCCCAGCAGGGCCGCCGCCGGCTGTGGTGGCGGCTGCTGCCGCCGCTGGCCGGCCTCGCGATGCTCTACCCGATGATCGGCCAGGGTCACAAGAACGGGGACTTCAACCAGTACCTCGTCATCGGCGGCGTCCTGCTGCTGCTGACCGGCGTCACCGCCCTGCTGCCCTGGGTCGTGGAGACGGTCGTCGGCCGGCTCGGGAAGGGCCCGCTGTCCTGGCAGCTGGCCGTGCGACGGCTGCAGCTGAGCAGCGGCACCGCCGCCCGCATGGTCAACGGCATCGCCGTGGCGGTGGCGGGGGCCATCGCGCTGCAGATGCTCTTCTCCGGAACGCAGAGCCAGTACACCGAGAACACCGGCATGGACCCCGGCCGGGTCCAGATGCAGGTCGACTTCAGCAGCCCGCGGCCGCTGTCCGGCGTCGAGCGCGAGTTCGCCGGCGCCAAGGGCGTCCGTACCGCGGTGGCGCTGGCCCGCTCCCAGTACGGGGACGCCCCTCGCAACCCGGAGAACAGCGAGGGCCTGACCGTGGGCGACTGCGCCGCCCTGCGCGAACTCGCCGCGCTGCCCTCCTGCAAGGACGGCGACGTGTTCGTCACGCGCACCCGGAGCGGCTACACGGACCCCGACAACTCAGCCGAGATCGCCCTGCTGAAGCCCGGTCGTCAGCTCTACGTCGACCCGTCGGTCGACGGCCCCGAACGCGGCCTCGAGGTGCCCTGGACCGTCCCGGCGAACATCCGGGTGGTGAACGCCCGCAAGGACTCGCTGCAGGCCTACACCAGTCTGCTGGTCACCCCCACCGCCCTGCCCGCCGCGGCCGCGCCCGCGGTGTTCTCGGACGGTGTCTACCTGCGACTGGACCCCTCGGTGCCGGACTCGCGGGAGTACGTGCGCAACGTCGCCGCCCGCATCGACCCGCTGGCACGGACCTTCGGGTGGACGGCGGCCCAGGAGAACCACAGGTACGCCTCCATCCGCACCGGCCTGTTCGTCGGCTCCGCCTTCGTGCTGGCTCTGATCGGCGCGAGTCTGCTGGTCTCCCAGCTGGAACAGCTGCGCGAGCGCAGGAAGCTGCTCTCCGCGCTGGTCGCCTTCGGTACCCGGCGGCGCACGCTGAGCATGTCGGTGCTGTGGCAGACGGCCCTGCCGGTCGGACTCGGTCTCGTGCTGGCCACGACGGTGGGCGTCGCCCTCGGCGCGGTCCTGCTGAAGATGACCCGTACACCGGTGATCATGGACTGGGCGAACGTGCTCGCCATGACAGGGGTGGGCGCGGCCGTGGTCGGCATGGTCACGCTGCTCAGCCTGCCGCCGCTGCTGCGCATGATGCGCCCCGCGGGCCTGCGCACGGAGTAG
- a CDS encoding ABC transporter ATP-binding protein, translated as MTTSPPGSLLTARDLRKTYGHTHALDGAGFTIHPGEVVAVMGPSGSGKSTLLHCLAAILPPDSGSITYNGSEVTTMSDARRSALRRSEFGFVFQFGQLVPELTCVENVALPLRLNGTSRKEAERTALGWMERLEVDDLKNQRPGEVSGGQGQRVAVARALVTGPRVLFADEPTGALDSANGERVMDLLTGAARSADAAVVLVTHEARVAAYSDREIVVRDGRARDMERAV; from the coding sequence ATGACGACTTCTCCCCCCGGTTCCCTGCTCACCGCGCGGGACCTGCGCAAGACATACGGCCACACCCATGCCCTCGACGGCGCCGGGTTCACCATCCACCCCGGCGAGGTCGTCGCCGTCATGGGCCCCTCCGGCTCCGGCAAGTCGACGCTGCTGCACTGCCTCGCGGCCATCCTGCCGCCCGACTCCGGGTCGATCACCTACAACGGCAGCGAAGTGACGACGATGAGCGACGCCCGGCGCAGCGCGCTGCGCCGCTCCGAGTTCGGCTTCGTGTTCCAGTTCGGGCAGCTCGTCCCGGAACTGACCTGCGTGGAGAACGTCGCCCTGCCGCTCAGACTGAACGGCACCTCCCGCAAGGAGGCGGAGCGGACCGCGCTCGGCTGGATGGAGCGCCTGGAGGTCGACGACCTGAAAAACCAGCGGCCCGGCGAGGTCTCCGGCGGCCAGGGCCAGCGCGTCGCCGTGGCACGCGCCCTGGTCACCGGCCCCCGGGTGCTGTTCGCCGACGAACCGACCGGCGCGCTCGACTCCGCCAACGGCGAGCGTGTGATGGACCTGCTCACCGGCGCGGCCCGCTCCGCCGACGCCGCCGTCGTCCTCGTCACCCACGAGGCCCGGGTGGCCGCCTACTCCGACCGCGAGATCGTCGTACGCGACGGCAGGGCCCGGGACATGGAGCGCGCCGTATGA
- a CDS encoding PadR family transcriptional regulator: MSIGHTLLGLLESGPRHGYELKRAFDETFGHDRPLHYGQVYSTMSRLLKNGLVEVDGIEAGSGPERKRYAITDAGVTDMERWLATPQKPEEYLQSALYTKVVLALLTHRDAADVLDTQRSEHLRSMRILTDRKRKGDLADQLICDHALFHLEADLRWLEMTAARLDKLREAVAR, from the coding sequence ATGTCCATCGGTCACACCCTTTTGGGGCTCCTGGAGTCCGGCCCGCGACACGGCTACGAACTGAAGCGGGCCTTCGACGAGACGTTCGGTCACGACCGGCCGCTGCACTACGGCCAGGTCTACTCGACGATGTCCCGACTGCTGAAGAACGGCCTCGTCGAGGTCGACGGGATAGAGGCCGGCTCCGGTCCGGAACGCAAGCGCTACGCGATCACCGATGCCGGCGTCACCGACATGGAACGGTGGCTCGCGACCCCGCAGAAGCCGGAGGAGTACCTCCAGTCGGCGCTCTACACCAAAGTGGTCCTCGCGCTGCTCACCCACCGGGACGCCGCGGACGTCCTGGACACCCAGCGCTCCGAGCACCTGCGCAGCATGCGCATCCTGACGGACCGCAAGCGCAAGGGCGATCTGGCGGACCAACTGATCTGCGACCACGCCCTCTTCCACCTGGAGGCGGACCTGCGCTGGCTGGAGATGACCGCCGCCCGGCTCGACAAACTCCGTGAGGCTGTGGCCCGATGA